In Chaetodon trifascialis isolate fChaTrf1 chromosome 4, fChaTrf1.hap1, whole genome shotgun sequence, one DNA window encodes the following:
- the sass6 gene encoding spindle assembly abnormal protein 6 homolog isoform X3: MTTSPVHRRDLLVKLTDDIDPFFLFNLSISEEDFQSLKVQQGLLIDFTSFPQKFIDLLNLCYSEQESNNPRFLLYLSCQSPVLEGPGNFSVVETNVFKHLNHLSLRLAHGSDKEIKDYLAVCLSSLKAEKQALESKFKKTEDDLSRQLNYAQQTLSEKTKELDKLRSEWTSQASCLSNRYSQELQSEREKAVELQSRLQQQTEQLRQELESAHNKSSQQLHSRLTELEASCKELMERKYKNESVIRDLKIKLVGAEEECQHLKQQVLSLRRENSTLDAEIHEKERFVSQLQMRVAVLEQEIKDKDQLMHHTKEVLEATQQQKESVEENAESKELQISKLEATVKSLSEELIKANGIIKKLQVEVRGLLGKIKVKNTVTVSQEKVLKDTSDKLQHVEEDLQSTQQQLITKNEQVSKMKKQLEMTVQKLNESREVLKTNENVISWLNKQLNEKQLSRKPPESLENRLVLSTTGLRAHFHPQTDKPVVCPLVAADVAPAEQRAVQPANIQTGDCAGLHSKYFERRDDSIPIYGLSSNQLHREFPQQTKPSAASAYFSA, translated from the exons ATGACAACAAGTCCAGTACACAGAAGG GATCTTCTAGTAAAACTAACAGATGATATTGATCCATTTTTTCTCTTCAACCTCTCTATATCAGAAGAAGATTTCCAAAG TTTGAAAGTCCAGCAGGGGCTACTGATAGACTTTACGTCATTTCCACAGAAGTTTATTGACCTGCTTAATCTATGCTATTCTGAACAAGAGTCAAACAATCCAAG GTTTCTTCTGTACTTGTCTTGTCAGTCTCCAGTGCTTGAAGGCCCTGGCAACTTCAGTGTTGTAGAGACAAACGTATTCAAACACCTTAACCACTTGTCTTTACGGCTTGCTCACGGCTCTGACAAAGAGATTAAAGACTATCTGGCAGTATGTCTCTCCTCTTTGAAG GCAGAAAAGCAGGCCCTAGAGTCAAAGTTTAAGAAGACTGAAGACGATCTGTCCAGGCAACTAAATTATGCTCAACAG ACTCTGTCTGAGAAGACTAAAGAGTTGGACAAACTGCGCTCAGAGTGGActagtcaggctagctgtttgtcCAACCGTTATTCTCAGGAGTTACaatcagaaagagaaaaggctgTAGAG TTACAGAgcaggctccagcagcagactgaacaGCTACGTCAGGAGCTGGAGAGTGCTCATAACAAGAGTAGCCAGCAGCTTCATAGCAGATTGACAGAGCTGGAGGCCTCCTGCAAAGAGCTGATGGAGAGGAAATACAAGAACGAGTCTGTCATCAGAGACCTGAAGATAAAACTAGTGGGTGCAGAGGAG GAGTGCCAGCATTTGAAGCAGCAGGTCCTTTCTCTTAGAAGGGAGAATAGCACTCTGGATGCAGAGATCCATGAGAAGGAGCGTTTTGTGAGCCAGCTACAGATGAGAGTGGCTGTCCTTGAACAGGAGATTAAAGATAAGGACCAGCTCATGCACCACACAAAAGAGGTGCTTGaagccacacagcagcagaag gaATCAGTGGAAGAAAATGCTGAAAGTAAAGAACTTCAGATCAGTAAACTTGAAGCAACAGTGAAATCACTGTCCGAGGAACTGATAAAG gCTAATGGTATCATTAAGAAGCTGCAGGTAGAGGTTAGAGGCCTACttggaaaaataaaagtaaaaaacactGTGACAGTGTCACAGGAGAAGGTCCTCAAAGATACATCAGACAAACTTCAACATGTTGAAGAGGATCTACAGAGCACCCAGCAGCAACTCATCACCAAGAATGAGCAG gtttcaaaaatgaaaaaacagttgGAGATGACGGTACAGAAGCtcaatgaaagcagagaggtgTTAAAAACCAATGAGAATG TTATAAGTTGGCTTAACAAGCAGCTTAATGAAAAGCAGCTGTCCAGAAAGCCACCTGAATCTTTGGAGAATCGTTTGGTTTTATCCACAACAGGACTCAGG GCACACTTTCATCCTCAGACAGACAAACCTGTGGTATGTCCTTTGGTTGCTGCTGATGTTGCTCCTGCTGAACAACGAGCAGTGCAGCCAGCCAACATACAGAC CGGAGACTGTGCAGGTCTGCACTCTAAGTACTTTGAGAGGAGAGATGATAGCATCCCCATCTACGGTCTGTCGTCTAATCAGCTTCACAGAG AGTTCCCTCAGCAAACAAAGCCTTCTGCAGCTTCTGCTTACTTCTCTGCATGA
- the sass6 gene encoding spindle assembly abnormal protein 6 homolog isoform X1, which yields MEELFSKVLQVNVKCMDCEERKANVRVTIELQMTTSPVHRRDLLVKLTDDIDPFFLFNLSISEEDFQSLKVQQGLLIDFTSFPQKFIDLLNLCYSEQESNNPRFLLYLSCQSPVLEGPGNFSVVETNVFKHLNHLSLRLAHGSDKEIKDYLAVCLSSLKAEKQALESKFKKTEDDLSRQLNYAQQTLSEKTKELDKLRSEWTSQASCLSNRYSQELQSEREKAVELQSRLQQQTEQLRQELESAHNKSSQQLHSRLTELEASCKELMERKYKNESVIRDLKIKLVGAEEECQHLKQQVLSLRRENSTLDAEIHEKERFVSQLQMRVAVLEQEIKDKDQLMHHTKEVLEATQQQKESVEENAESKELQISKLEATVKSLSEELIKANGIIKKLQVEVRGLLGKIKVKNTVTVSQEKVLKDTSDKLQHVEEDLQSTQQQLITKNEQVSKMKKQLEMTVQKLNESREVLKTNENVISWLNKQLNEKQLSRKPPESLENRLVLSTTGLRAHFHPQTDKPVVCPLVAADVAPAEQRAVQPANIQTGDCAGLHSKYFERRDDSIPIYGLSSNQLHRGETTHHLEHFMDFSIFSWMFNSKYWFH from the exons atggagGAACTCTTCAGCAAAGTATTACAAGTGAACGTGAAATGCATGGACTGTGAGGAAAG GAAAGCAAATGTCCGTGTCACCATTGAGCTTCAGATGACAACAAGTCCAGTACACAGAAGG GATCTTCTAGTAAAACTAACAGATGATATTGATCCATTTTTTCTCTTCAACCTCTCTATATCAGAAGAAGATTTCCAAAG TTTGAAAGTCCAGCAGGGGCTACTGATAGACTTTACGTCATTTCCACAGAAGTTTATTGACCTGCTTAATCTATGCTATTCTGAACAAGAGTCAAACAATCCAAG GTTTCTTCTGTACTTGTCTTGTCAGTCTCCAGTGCTTGAAGGCCCTGGCAACTTCAGTGTTGTAGAGACAAACGTATTCAAACACCTTAACCACTTGTCTTTACGGCTTGCTCACGGCTCTGACAAAGAGATTAAAGACTATCTGGCAGTATGTCTCTCCTCTTTGAAG GCAGAAAAGCAGGCCCTAGAGTCAAAGTTTAAGAAGACTGAAGACGATCTGTCCAGGCAACTAAATTATGCTCAACAG ACTCTGTCTGAGAAGACTAAAGAGTTGGACAAACTGCGCTCAGAGTGGActagtcaggctagctgtttgtcCAACCGTTATTCTCAGGAGTTACaatcagaaagagaaaaggctgTAGAG TTACAGAgcaggctccagcagcagactgaacaGCTACGTCAGGAGCTGGAGAGTGCTCATAACAAGAGTAGCCAGCAGCTTCATAGCAGATTGACAGAGCTGGAGGCCTCCTGCAAAGAGCTGATGGAGAGGAAATACAAGAACGAGTCTGTCATCAGAGACCTGAAGATAAAACTAGTGGGTGCAGAGGAG GAGTGCCAGCATTTGAAGCAGCAGGTCCTTTCTCTTAGAAGGGAGAATAGCACTCTGGATGCAGAGATCCATGAGAAGGAGCGTTTTGTGAGCCAGCTACAGATGAGAGTGGCTGTCCTTGAACAGGAGATTAAAGATAAGGACCAGCTCATGCACCACACAAAAGAGGTGCTTGaagccacacagcagcagaag gaATCAGTGGAAGAAAATGCTGAAAGTAAAGAACTTCAGATCAGTAAACTTGAAGCAACAGTGAAATCACTGTCCGAGGAACTGATAAAG gCTAATGGTATCATTAAGAAGCTGCAGGTAGAGGTTAGAGGCCTACttggaaaaataaaagtaaaaaacactGTGACAGTGTCACAGGAGAAGGTCCTCAAAGATACATCAGACAAACTTCAACATGTTGAAGAGGATCTACAGAGCACCCAGCAGCAACTCATCACCAAGAATGAGCAG gtttcaaaaatgaaaaaacagttgGAGATGACGGTACAGAAGCtcaatgaaagcagagaggtgTTAAAAACCAATGAGAATG TTATAAGTTGGCTTAACAAGCAGCTTAATGAAAAGCAGCTGTCCAGAAAGCCACCTGAATCTTTGGAGAATCGTTTGGTTTTATCCACAACAGGACTCAGG GCACACTTTCATCCTCAGACAGACAAACCTGTGGTATGTCCTTTGGTTGCTGCTGATGTTGCTCCTGCTGAACAACGAGCAGTGCAGCCAGCCAACATACAGAC CGGAGACTGTGCAGGTCTGCACTCTAAGTACTTTGAGAGGAGAGATGATAGCATCCCCATCTACGGTCTGTCGTCTAATCAGCTTCACAGAGGTGAAACCACTCATCATTTAGAGCACTTCATGGACTTCAGCATATTCAGCTGGATGTTCAACAGTAAATACTGGTTTCATTAG
- the sass6 gene encoding spindle assembly abnormal protein 6 homolog isoform X2 has protein sequence MEELFSKVLQVNVKCMDCEERKANVRVTIELQMTTSPVHRRDLLVKLTDDIDPFFLFNLSISEEDFQSLKVQQGLLIDFTSFPQKFIDLLNLCYSEQESNNPRFLLYLSCQSPVLEGPGNFSVVETNVFKHLNHLSLRLAHGSDKEIKDYLAVCLSSLKAEKQALESKFKKTEDDLSRQLNYAQQTLSEKTKELDKLRSEWTSQASCLSNRYSQELQSEREKAVELQSRLQQQTEQLRQELESAHNKSSQQLHSRLTELEASCKELMERKYKNESVIRDLKIKLVGAEEECQHLKQQVLSLRRENSTLDAEIHEKERFVSQLQMRVAVLEQEIKDKDQLMHHTKEVLEATQQQKESVEENAESKELQISKLEATVKSLSEELIKANGIIKKLQVEVRGLLGKIKVKNTVTVSQEKVLKDTSDKLQHVEEDLQSTQQQLITKNEQVSKMKKQLEMTVQKLNESREVLKTNENVISWLNKQLNEKQLSRKPPESLENRLVLSTTGLRAHFHPQTDKPVVCPLVAADVAPAEQRAVQPANIQTGDCAGLHSKYFERRDDSIPIYGLSSNQLHREFPQQTKPSAASAYFSA, from the exons atggagGAACTCTTCAGCAAAGTATTACAAGTGAACGTGAAATGCATGGACTGTGAGGAAAG GAAAGCAAATGTCCGTGTCACCATTGAGCTTCAGATGACAACAAGTCCAGTACACAGAAGG GATCTTCTAGTAAAACTAACAGATGATATTGATCCATTTTTTCTCTTCAACCTCTCTATATCAGAAGAAGATTTCCAAAG TTTGAAAGTCCAGCAGGGGCTACTGATAGACTTTACGTCATTTCCACAGAAGTTTATTGACCTGCTTAATCTATGCTATTCTGAACAAGAGTCAAACAATCCAAG GTTTCTTCTGTACTTGTCTTGTCAGTCTCCAGTGCTTGAAGGCCCTGGCAACTTCAGTGTTGTAGAGACAAACGTATTCAAACACCTTAACCACTTGTCTTTACGGCTTGCTCACGGCTCTGACAAAGAGATTAAAGACTATCTGGCAGTATGTCTCTCCTCTTTGAAG GCAGAAAAGCAGGCCCTAGAGTCAAAGTTTAAGAAGACTGAAGACGATCTGTCCAGGCAACTAAATTATGCTCAACAG ACTCTGTCTGAGAAGACTAAAGAGTTGGACAAACTGCGCTCAGAGTGGActagtcaggctagctgtttgtcCAACCGTTATTCTCAGGAGTTACaatcagaaagagaaaaggctgTAGAG TTACAGAgcaggctccagcagcagactgaacaGCTACGTCAGGAGCTGGAGAGTGCTCATAACAAGAGTAGCCAGCAGCTTCATAGCAGATTGACAGAGCTGGAGGCCTCCTGCAAAGAGCTGATGGAGAGGAAATACAAGAACGAGTCTGTCATCAGAGACCTGAAGATAAAACTAGTGGGTGCAGAGGAG GAGTGCCAGCATTTGAAGCAGCAGGTCCTTTCTCTTAGAAGGGAGAATAGCACTCTGGATGCAGAGATCCATGAGAAGGAGCGTTTTGTGAGCCAGCTACAGATGAGAGTGGCTGTCCTTGAACAGGAGATTAAAGATAAGGACCAGCTCATGCACCACACAAAAGAGGTGCTTGaagccacacagcagcagaag gaATCAGTGGAAGAAAATGCTGAAAGTAAAGAACTTCAGATCAGTAAACTTGAAGCAACAGTGAAATCACTGTCCGAGGAACTGATAAAG gCTAATGGTATCATTAAGAAGCTGCAGGTAGAGGTTAGAGGCCTACttggaaaaataaaagtaaaaaacactGTGACAGTGTCACAGGAGAAGGTCCTCAAAGATACATCAGACAAACTTCAACATGTTGAAGAGGATCTACAGAGCACCCAGCAGCAACTCATCACCAAGAATGAGCAG gtttcaaaaatgaaaaaacagttgGAGATGACGGTACAGAAGCtcaatgaaagcagagaggtgTTAAAAACCAATGAGAATG TTATAAGTTGGCTTAACAAGCAGCTTAATGAAAAGCAGCTGTCCAGAAAGCCACCTGAATCTTTGGAGAATCGTTTGGTTTTATCCACAACAGGACTCAGG GCACACTTTCATCCTCAGACAGACAAACCTGTGGTATGTCCTTTGGTTGCTGCTGATGTTGCTCCTGCTGAACAACGAGCAGTGCAGCCAGCCAACATACAGAC CGGAGACTGTGCAGGTCTGCACTCTAAGTACTTTGAGAGGAGAGATGATAGCATCCCCATCTACGGTCTGTCGTCTAATCAGCTTCACAGAG AGTTCCCTCAGCAAACAAAGCCTTCTGCAGCTTCTGCTTACTTCTCTGCATGA
- the sass6 gene encoding spindle assembly abnormal protein 6 homolog isoform X4, which produces MFLLAKITYKYCLKSHCHIPVLTVKFYRKANVRVTIELQMTTSPVHRRDLLVKLTDDIDPFFLFNLSISEEDFQSLKVQQGLLIDFTSFPQKFIDLLNLCYSEQESNNPRFLLYLSCQSPVLEGPGNFSVVETNVFKHLNHLSLRLAHGSDKEIKDYLAVCLSSLKAEKQALESKFKKTEDDLSRQLNYAQQTLSEKTKELDKLRSEWTSQASCLSNRYSQELQSEREKAVELQSRLQQQTEQLRQELESAHNKSSQQLHSRLTELEASCKELMERKYKNESVIRDLKIKLVGAEEECQHLKQQVLSLRRENSTLDAEIHEKERFVSQLQMRVAVLEQEIKDKDQLMHHTKEVLEATQQQKESVEENAESKELQISKLEATVKSLSEELIKANGIIKKLQVEVRGLLGKIKVKNTVTVSQEKVLKDTSDKLQHVEEDLQSTQQQLITKNEQVSKMKKQLEMTVQKLNESREVLKTNENVISWLNKQLNEKQLSRKPPESLENRLVLSTTGLRAHFHPQTDKPVVCPLVAADVAPAEQRAVQPANIQTGDCAGLHSKYFERRDDSIPIYGLSSNQLHREFPQQTKPSAASAYFSA; this is translated from the exons atgtttttattgGCTAAGATTACATATAAATACTGTTTGAAGTCTCACTGCCATATACCAGTATTAACAGTTAAATTTTACAGGAAAGCAAATGTCCGTGTCACCATTGAGCTTCAGATGACAACAAGTCCAGTACACAGAAGG GATCTTCTAGTAAAACTAACAGATGATATTGATCCATTTTTTCTCTTCAACCTCTCTATATCAGAAGAAGATTTCCAAAG TTTGAAAGTCCAGCAGGGGCTACTGATAGACTTTACGTCATTTCCACAGAAGTTTATTGACCTGCTTAATCTATGCTATTCTGAACAAGAGTCAAACAATCCAAG GTTTCTTCTGTACTTGTCTTGTCAGTCTCCAGTGCTTGAAGGCCCTGGCAACTTCAGTGTTGTAGAGACAAACGTATTCAAACACCTTAACCACTTGTCTTTACGGCTTGCTCACGGCTCTGACAAAGAGATTAAAGACTATCTGGCAGTATGTCTCTCCTCTTTGAAG GCAGAAAAGCAGGCCCTAGAGTCAAAGTTTAAGAAGACTGAAGACGATCTGTCCAGGCAACTAAATTATGCTCAACAG ACTCTGTCTGAGAAGACTAAAGAGTTGGACAAACTGCGCTCAGAGTGGActagtcaggctagctgtttgtcCAACCGTTATTCTCAGGAGTTACaatcagaaagagaaaaggctgTAGAG TTACAGAgcaggctccagcagcagactgaacaGCTACGTCAGGAGCTGGAGAGTGCTCATAACAAGAGTAGCCAGCAGCTTCATAGCAGATTGACAGAGCTGGAGGCCTCCTGCAAAGAGCTGATGGAGAGGAAATACAAGAACGAGTCTGTCATCAGAGACCTGAAGATAAAACTAGTGGGTGCAGAGGAG GAGTGCCAGCATTTGAAGCAGCAGGTCCTTTCTCTTAGAAGGGAGAATAGCACTCTGGATGCAGAGATCCATGAGAAGGAGCGTTTTGTGAGCCAGCTACAGATGAGAGTGGCTGTCCTTGAACAGGAGATTAAAGATAAGGACCAGCTCATGCACCACACAAAAGAGGTGCTTGaagccacacagcagcagaag gaATCAGTGGAAGAAAATGCTGAAAGTAAAGAACTTCAGATCAGTAAACTTGAAGCAACAGTGAAATCACTGTCCGAGGAACTGATAAAG gCTAATGGTATCATTAAGAAGCTGCAGGTAGAGGTTAGAGGCCTACttggaaaaataaaagtaaaaaacactGTGACAGTGTCACAGGAGAAGGTCCTCAAAGATACATCAGACAAACTTCAACATGTTGAAGAGGATCTACAGAGCACCCAGCAGCAACTCATCACCAAGAATGAGCAG gtttcaaaaatgaaaaaacagttgGAGATGACGGTACAGAAGCtcaatgaaagcagagaggtgTTAAAAACCAATGAGAATG TTATAAGTTGGCTTAACAAGCAGCTTAATGAAAAGCAGCTGTCCAGAAAGCCACCTGAATCTTTGGAGAATCGTTTGGTTTTATCCACAACAGGACTCAGG GCACACTTTCATCCTCAGACAGACAAACCTGTGGTATGTCCTTTGGTTGCTGCTGATGTTGCTCCTGCTGAACAACGAGCAGTGCAGCCAGCCAACATACAGAC CGGAGACTGTGCAGGTCTGCACTCTAAGTACTTTGAGAGGAGAGATGATAGCATCCCCATCTACGGTCTGTCGTCTAATCAGCTTCACAGAG AGTTCCCTCAGCAAACAAAGCCTTCTGCAGCTTCTGCTTACTTCTCTGCATGA